A window of the Dongshaea marina genome harbors these coding sequences:
- the fdhD gene encoding formate dehydrogenase accessory sulfurtransferase FdhD, which yields MSCRSSTEPCELNHLAMNYTSLEDDKAQPVELVNEVPIAISLNGVNHAVMMISPTEIEPFLLGFIISEGIVKNRLEVQDIEWQWEGGAIVADITLSHRADYRVRAHRRALAGRTGCGLCGIDSLSAAFPDLPELEPARLPQPKLFEGLRDRVRDFQSQGGAMHAALYMDSAGELLFCSEDVGRHNALDKLIGQLQQQQIDTRAGVVLMTSRCSIELVQKSIRSGLECLVTMASPTTLAVELARKHGLNLLHLPQRSQPRVYSPAP from the coding sequence ATGTCGTGTCGCTCCAGCACCGAGCCTTGTGAGCTCAACCACCTTGCCATGAACTATACATCCTTGGAGGACGACAAGGCTCAGCCGGTTGAACTGGTCAATGAGGTGCCCATCGCCATCAGCCTCAATGGGGTAAACCATGCCGTGATGATGATCTCTCCCACCGAAATTGAGCCCTTCCTGCTGGGTTTCATTATCAGCGAGGGAATCGTCAAAAACCGCCTCGAAGTCCAGGATATCGAGTGGCAGTGGGAGGGAGGAGCCATAGTCGCAGATATCACCCTGAGCCATAGGGCAGACTATCGGGTTCGCGCTCATCGCCGCGCCCTGGCTGGACGCACCGGCTGCGGCCTGTGTGGCATAGATTCACTGAGTGCCGCCTTTCCCGATCTTCCCGAGCTGGAGCCTGCCCGCCTGCCACAACCCAAGCTGTTCGAAGGTCTTCGCGACCGGGTACGTGATTTCCAGAGTCAGGGCGGTGCCATGCATGCAGCCCTCTATATGGACAGTGCCGGTGAGCTCTTGTTCTGCTCAGAAGATGTTGGCCGTCATAACGCCCTGGATAAGCTGATCGGTCAATTGCAACAACAACAGATCGACACCCGTGCCGGTGTGGTCCTGATGACCAGCCGCTGCAGCATCGAGTTGGTGCAAAAATCGATTCGTAGCGGCCTGGAGTGTCTGGTGACCATGGCCTCCCCGACCACCCTGGCGGTCGAGCTGGCGCGTAAACATGGCTTAAACCTGCTTCACCTGCCCCAGCGCAGCCAGCCAAGGGTCTACTCTCCGGCCCCCTAA
- the selA gene encoding L-seryl-tRNA(Sec) selenium transferase, whose translation MSAKTAVNYRLPQVEQLLQHNILVPYIRILSRPVVTEIIRAQFAKIRQSPLFKEKGVDGIDVLQLLVKACEEQQLRRQTRVINATGIAVHTNLGRSPLCPELWDSVRHINTGYSNLELELSSGKRGGRNGLLSTLVNAWLGAEDCVLVNNNAASMYLILHALAAGKEVIVSRGEQIQIGGGFRIPDILALSGCKLVEVGTTNITTSDDYIDAITENTAMVLMVHQSNFSIQGFTESPDIQDVARRLPEHVQLVVDQGSGLSTEQYADSETSLARYLQMGADLVCFSGDKIIGGPQAGFIAGRSELTKILAKNPMMRAFRPGRIVLSLLEELLVRKLNQLDSGEGVAQHALNRAQQTRELADELAARWPGYAQATPMQMQVGGGSIPSETYDCFGLTLSLPGKAQQHLDALRALATPIIGYLQSERVLLNLATLLPEDMALFLSQLDSYFEALGAQA comes from the coding sequence GTGTCCGCCAAAACAGCAGTCAATTACCGTCTTCCCCAGGTTGAGCAGCTTCTGCAGCACAACATACTAGTTCCTTATATCCGGATCCTCAGTCGACCCGTAGTGACCGAGATTATTCGCGCCCAGTTTGCCAAGATCCGTCAATCGCCGCTGTTTAAGGAGAAGGGAGTCGATGGAATTGATGTGCTGCAGCTTTTGGTGAAAGCCTGCGAGGAGCAACAACTGCGCCGTCAGACCCGGGTGATCAATGCTACCGGCATCGCGGTTCATACCAATCTTGGACGCTCTCCTCTATGTCCTGAGCTGTGGGACAGTGTGCGTCATATCAATACCGGCTATAGCAACCTGGAGCTAGAACTGAGCAGTGGTAAGCGTGGTGGACGCAACGGGCTGCTTTCTACTCTGGTCAATGCCTGGCTGGGCGCCGAAGATTGTGTACTGGTCAATAATAATGCCGCTTCTATGTACCTCATCCTGCATGCACTGGCTGCGGGCAAAGAGGTGATCGTTTCCCGGGGTGAGCAGATCCAGATTGGTGGCGGTTTTCGGATCCCGGATATTTTAGCTCTGTCCGGCTGTAAGCTGGTGGAGGTGGGGACGACCAATATCACCACCAGTGATGATTACATCGATGCGATCACCGAAAATACCGCCATGGTGTTGATGGTCCATCAATCCAACTTTTCGATTCAGGGGTTCACCGAATCACCCGATATCCAGGATGTGGCGCGTCGCCTGCCGGAGCATGTTCAGCTGGTGGTGGATCAGGGATCGGGACTGTCAACGGAGCAGTATGCGGACAGTGAAACCTCACTGGCGCGTTATCTGCAAATGGGGGCCGATCTGGTGTGTTTCTCCGGTGATAAGATCATCGGGGGCCCTCAGGCAGGATTTATCGCAGGGCGCAGTGAGCTCACCAAGATCCTGGCTAAAAATCCTATGATGCGCGCCTTCAGGCCGGGACGAATTGTGCTGTCACTGCTTGAGGAGCTGCTGGTTCGTAAGCTCAACCAGCTGGATTCAGGGGAGGGGGTTGCCCAGCACGCCCTGAATCGTGCACAGCAGACCCGGGAGCTTGCCGATGAGCTGGCTGCTCGCTGGCCTGGCTACGCCCAGGCAACACCGATGCAGATGCAGGTGGGCGGCGGCTCGATTCCCAGTGAAACCTATGACTGTTTTGGGCTCACTCTATCTTTGCCGGGTAAGGCGCAGCAGCACCTGGATGCCCTACGGGCTCTTGCGACCCCGATTATCGGCTATCTTCAGTCAGAGCGGGTACTCCTGAACCTGGCAACCTTGCTCCCTGAGGATATGGCACTGTTCCTGTCTCAGCTTGATTCCTATTTTGAGGCCCTTGGCGCACAGGCTTAA
- the selB gene encoding selenocysteine-specific translation elongation factor, giving the protein MIYQNNSESAYQAVVGLAGHVDHGKTALIEALTGMMTARPHEQALGMTQDLGFAHFADDAGNTIGVVDVPGHERYLRNMVAGVWHLNALILVIAADEGWMPMTTSHLQVAHAMGISNIIVCINKSDKVSSEELAEVEEQALEHVMDMSGLVPELVSVSALSGDNIPELRELIIETLTQDLCVPCVDSDQPKIEAEPLLYVDRAFVVNGIGTVVTGTLAQGILSIGDKVRCYPSGLLGTVRSLQAYHRQLESVSGTCRVAVNIKGLTRKEVERGHLVTGREQKIAQCEQCLVRLNPSEDEPSAKRQREVEVAIGTWHGFAKLCYIPNTNLARLIFKKPVSLQFAQRLAMIQKGGSRLLHGAQVVWTDFIPSYQKRRIYTALNELPESLTAEALPQLLLSLQGYFDVEQIAGDSDCQGVTLGPYLFESDWLARAQENILQRLDKGLSLSSVELSDQLEIEEPVLNVIMQELKQRQIVHLSYGKWRHGEGDNEDELPTEALTLLQQTRDCGKAGLELSKIKLAPGSKKWLRQLCHQKYITALDESIYYDMGIYREMIQAVVADHQSQDRISMGDIKDRTGLSRKYAIPLANRMEKDGWVRRDGDERIILKSWEEVSS; this is encoded by the coding sequence ATGATCTATCAGAATAACTCAGAGTCGGCCTATCAGGCTGTTGTTGGTTTGGCCGGACATGTTGATCATGGTAAGACGGCGCTGATTGAGGCGCTGACCGGCATGATGACGGCTCGCCCTCATGAGCAGGCGCTGGGGATGACCCAGGATCTGGGGTTTGCCCATTTTGCGGATGATGCAGGTAATACCATAGGGGTGGTTGATGTACCGGGCCATGAGCGCTACCTGCGTAACATGGTAGCCGGAGTCTGGCATCTCAATGCGTTGATACTGGTGATCGCCGCCGATGAGGGATGGATGCCTATGACCACCTCCCACCTGCAGGTGGCTCATGCGATGGGGATCAGCAATATCATCGTCTGTATCAACAAGAGTGATAAGGTTTCCTCCGAAGAGCTGGCCGAGGTTGAGGAGCAGGCTCTGGAGCATGTGATGGATATGTCCGGTCTGGTGCCTGAGCTCGTGAGTGTCTCGGCACTGAGCGGCGATAATATCCCTGAGCTTAGGGAGCTAATCATTGAGACCCTGACCCAAGATCTTTGTGTGCCTTGTGTAGATTCTGATCAGCCAAAGATAGAGGCTGAGCCTTTACTCTATGTGGATCGGGCATTTGTGGTTAATGGGATTGGGACCGTGGTTACAGGCACCCTGGCCCAGGGAATACTCTCTATTGGTGATAAGGTGCGCTGTTACCCATCAGGCCTTTTGGGAACTGTGCGCTCACTGCAGGCCTATCACCGCCAGCTTGAAAGCGTCTCCGGAACCTGCCGGGTCGCAGTGAATATCAAGGGGCTGACCCGTAAAGAGGTTGAGCGGGGTCACCTGGTGACCGGGCGTGAGCAGAAGATAGCTCAGTGTGAACAGTGCCTGGTACGACTCAATCCCTCGGAGGATGAGCCATCGGCGAAACGACAGCGGGAGGTTGAGGTTGCGATTGGTACCTGGCATGGCTTTGCAAAGCTCTGCTATATCCCCAACACCAACCTGGCGCGGTTGATATTTAAAAAGCCGGTCTCGCTGCAGTTTGCCCAACGGCTGGCGATGATTCAAAAAGGCGGGAGCCGCCTGTTGCACGGTGCTCAGGTGGTATGGACCGACTTTATTCCCTCCTATCAGAAGCGCCGTATCTACACAGCTCTTAATGAATTGCCAGAGAGCCTGACGGCGGAAGCTCTGCCACAGCTGCTGCTTAGCCTGCAAGGATATTTTGATGTCGAGCAGATCGCAGGAGATAGCGACTGTCAGGGCGTGACCCTTGGTCCTTATCTGTTTGAATCTGACTGGCTAGCCAGGGCTCAGGAAAATATTTTGCAGCGCCTTGATAAGGGGTTGTCGCTCAGTAGCGTCGAGCTCAGCGATCAGCTGGAGATCGAAGAGCCGGTGTTGAATGTCATCATGCAGGAGCTCAAGCAGCGGCAGATCGTACACCTCAGTTATGGCAAATGGCGTCATGGGGAGGGGGATAATGAGGATGAACTTCCCACAGAGGCGCTAACCCTGTTGCAGCAAACCCGCGATTGCGGCAAGGCGGGGCTTGAGCTTTCCAAGATAAAACTGGCTCCGGGCTCCAAGAAGTGGCTGCGCCAGCTATGCCACCAGAAATATATTACCGCACTGGATGAAAGCATCTATTACGACATGGGGATCTACCGGGAGATGATCCAGGCGGTGGTCGCCGATCACCAGAGTCAGGATCGGATCTCGATGGGGGATATCAAGGATCGCACCGGGCTGAGCCGTAAGTATGCGATCCCCCTGGCCAACCGGATGGAAAAAGATGGCTGGGTGCGGCGGGATGGGGATGAGCGAATCATCCTGAAATCCTGGGAAGAGGTTTCGTCTTAA
- a CDS encoding substrate-binding periplasmic protein has protein sequence MIRLGSAGFILLLSMTFVGGCYSVRSVASTAEATMTVAVSHWPPRKMTTKDGKVSGIDVDIMRELARRMQMRVIFYTCTWIRCQTMVRLGSADFITSASRTPDREPYFHFIEPSYAPNGGYAFYVRADSGVRIEKYDDLHKHIIGTTMGAKYMEVGADPKIYWVRTTGTRELLRKLKSKELDVIIDSAELMDYFLKNNPDEKLAIAKSPYVYITPQRAYMALSRRSELVHLIPRFSTVLQQMLDEGKIEAILENYR, from the coding sequence GTGATACGACTCGGGTCAGCTGGCTTCATACTACTACTCTCCATGACCTTTGTCGGAGGTTGCTACTCGGTGCGCTCGGTAGCCAGCACAGCTGAAGCGACGATGACGGTAGCTGTTTCCCATTGGCCTCCACGAAAAATGACCACGAAAGATGGCAAGGTCTCTGGTATTGACGTCGACATTATGCGCGAGCTTGCCCGGCGCATGCAGATGCGGGTGATCTTCTATACCTGCACCTGGATCCGCTGCCAGACCATGGTTCGCTTAGGCTCTGCCGACTTTATCACCAGTGCATCCCGTACCCCGGATCGTGAGCCTTACTTTCACTTCATCGAGCCCAGCTATGCACCGAATGGGGGCTATGCCTTTTATGTTCGTGCCGACTCCGGGGTGCGGATCGAAAAATATGACGATCTTCATAAGCACATCATAGGGACCACCATGGGAGCCAAATATATGGAGGTTGGGGCTGATCCAAAGATCTACTGGGTGAGAACCACGGGAACCAGGGAGCTACTGCGTAAACTCAAGAGCAAGGAGCTGGATGTCATCATCGATTCTGCGGAGCTGATGGACTATTTTCTGAAAAATAATCCAGATGAGAAATTAGCCATTGCCAAGTCTCCCTATGTCTATATCACTCCTCAGAGGGCATATATGGCGCTTTCCAGGAGATCCGAGCTGGTTCACCTGATCCCCCGGTTTTCTACAGTGTTGCAACAGATGCTTGATGAGGGAAAAATTGAAGCGATTCTTGAAAACTACAGATAA
- a CDS encoding 4Fe-4S dicluster domain-containing protein has translation MKSFVIADPQKCIGCTTCMAACSDVHKKEGLQSHPRLTVVRHKDATAPVMCRHCEDAPCATVCPVAAITKHEDRISLNETQCVGCTLCSVACPFGAIAFDGSRPVAMANSYDTYIPSTPRSSNPSTSNPVVFGQDILAWEPGVKSIAVKCDLCNFREQGPACVEMCPTQAIMLVDEEKAARSRQNKREDAASVSQNISMEQ, from the coding sequence ATGAAAAGCTTTGTAATTGCAGATCCTCAAAAGTGTATCGGTTGTACCACCTGCATGGCAGCGTGTTCAGACGTACACAAGAAGGAAGGTCTGCAAAGTCATCCCCGGCTTACGGTGGTAAGGCATAAGGATGCAACAGCACCCGTCATGTGTCGTCATTGTGAAGATGCTCCCTGTGCCACGGTTTGCCCGGTTGCGGCCATTACCAAGCATGAGGATCGGATCTCTCTCAATGAAACTCAGTGCGTAGGTTGTACGCTCTGTTCAGTTGCCTGCCCATTCGGTGCGATCGCCTTTGATGGGAGTCGTCCGGTTGCCATGGCGAACAGCTACGACACCTATATTCCATCGACGCCTCGTTCCAGCAACCCGTCAACCTCAAATCCTGTGGTCTTTGGCCAGGATATCCTGGCCTGGGAGCCAGGAGTGAAGAGTATCGCGGTCAAGTGTGACCTGTGTAACTTCCGGGAGCAGGGGCCCGCTTGTGTAGAGATGTGTCCTACCCAGGCGATTATGCTGGTGGATGAAGAGAAGGCCGCTCGCTCGCGCCAAAACAAGCGCGAAGACGCCGCGAGTGTCTCTCAGAATATAAGCATGGAGCAGTAG
- the hyfB gene encoding hydrogenase 4 subunit B, translating into MNPILLLAFSVGCYLLASLISLCGSSWEKPAVNLSGWIAAIGAVLGVISSGAVILTGKVISTSLPSPFYFADFTINMDLLAALMVLVISLIVLAASIYSLLYMTEYEGKGGWAISFFLNLFVASMVALVVSDNAFYFIVFFEMMSLASYFLVLAEQSDKSVRAGMQYFFIAHAGSVLIMIAFFMLYRASGSLNFSSFSHLNLPAWESSVIFLLAFFGFGAKAGMILLHGWLPQAHPAAPSHGSALMSGVMVKIGIFGIIKVGLVFLGATQAWWGYLVLAFGAVSAVLGVLYALAENDMKRLLAYSTVENVGIILMGVGVGMIGVANNHPVLAALGMLGALYHLLNHAVFKGLAFLGAGSVIFRLHTKDMDKMGGLGKRMPFTAFAFLIAVLSLAALPPLNGFVSEWFIYQSLFSMSKHGTTITMITGPIAMVMLAITGALACLCFVKVYGLCFGGAPKSEAAANAKEVGWPMVVSMLFLAALCLVLGIGSPWIAPFIASIASTLTQTASIQVATGMSLHPVSASQAILSTPVITISLLVLLVVPAAIFSAFRGHKLQRRHQGDPWACGYAYEQRMTVNSSGLVQPVRLMFAPLYRLREQLDPSGWMSKVLAGSTAGAAWVEPMFDRYLVQPVCRAALGVSRGISWLQAGDFRIYSLYIVIALLFLLFLPFLSGVS; encoded by the coding sequence ATGAATCCCATTTTATTATTAGCCTTCTCCGTTGGGTGTTACCTGCTGGCCAGCCTGATCTCCCTGTGTGGCAGCTCGTGGGAAAAGCCTGCGGTTAACCTCTCGGGCTGGATTGCAGCCATAGGCGCAGTCCTGGGGGTCATCTCTTCGGGTGCAGTGATCCTGACCGGAAAGGTGATTAGCACCTCTTTGCCGAGTCCCTTCTATTTTGCTGATTTCACCATCAACATGGATCTGCTTGCAGCCCTGATGGTACTGGTGATCTCACTGATAGTGCTGGCGGCGTCTATCTACTCTTTGCTTTATATGACAGAGTATGAAGGAAAGGGCGGCTGGGCCATCAGCTTCTTCCTGAACCTGTTTGTGGCCTCCATGGTTGCCCTGGTGGTTTCAGACAACGCTTTTTACTTCATCGTCTTCTTCGAGATGATGTCTCTGGCTTCCTACTTCCTGGTGCTGGCTGAGCAGAGTGACAAGAGTGTTCGCGCGGGGATGCAGTATTTCTTCATCGCTCACGCCGGCTCGGTGCTGATCATGATAGCGTTTTTCATGCTATATCGTGCTTCGGGCTCCCTGAACTTCTCCTCATTCAGCCACCTGAATCTTCCCGCCTGGGAGTCTTCGGTCATCTTCCTGCTGGCATTCTTTGGCTTTGGCGCCAAGGCGGGGATGATCCTGCTGCACGGCTGGTTGCCTCAGGCTCACCCGGCGGCCCCTTCTCACGGTTCGGCACTGATGTCGGGCGTGATGGTGAAGATTGGTATCTTCGGGATCATCAAGGTTGGCCTGGTATTCCTGGGTGCGACCCAGGCCTGGTGGGGCTACCTGGTGCTGGCATTCGGCGCCGTATCTGCAGTGCTCGGGGTTCTGTATGCCCTGGCTGAAAATGACATGAAGCGCCTGCTGGCCTACTCGACGGTAGAAAACGTTGGGATCATCCTGATGGGTGTTGGTGTTGGCATGATCGGAGTGGCGAACAACCATCCGGTACTGGCAGCCCTGGGTATGCTGGGTGCTCTGTATCACCTGCTTAACCATGCGGTCTTCAAGGGACTGGCGTTCCTTGGGGCTGGATCTGTAATTTTCCGCCTGCACACCAAGGATATGGATAAGATGGGCGGCCTGGGTAAGCGGATGCCATTCACTGCATTTGCCTTCCTGATCGCGGTTTTGTCCCTTGCAGCACTGCCTCCTCTCAACGGTTTTGTCAGTGAGTGGTTTATCTATCAGTCGCTGTTCTCCATGAGCAAACATGGTACGACCATCACTATGATCACTGGTCCGATTGCCATGGTGATGCTAGCGATTACCGGTGCTCTGGCTTGTCTGTGTTTTGTGAAGGTTTATGGTTTGTGCTTTGGTGGTGCTCCTAAATCTGAGGCGGCGGCAAATGCCAAAGAGGTGGGCTGGCCCATGGTGGTTTCCATGCTGTTTCTGGCGGCGCTGTGTCTGGTGCTGGGAATCGGCTCTCCCTGGATTGCGCCATTCATTGCGAGCATCGCCAGCACCCTGACCCAGACGGCTTCAATCCAGGTCGCTACCGGCATGTCTCTGCATCCCGTGAGTGCTTCCCAGGCGATTTTGTCGACGCCGGTCATCACCATCAGCCTGCTGGTTCTGCTGGTTGTTCCTGCTGCTATTTTCTCGGCTTTCCGTGGACACAAGCTGCAGCGACGTCATCAGGGCGATCCATGGGCCTGTGGTTACGCTTACGAGCAGCGTATGACAGTAAACTCTTCTGGCCTGGTACAGCCGGTTCGTCTGATGTTTGCACCTCTGTATCGTCTGCGTGAGCAGCTTGATCCAAGTGGCTGGATGAGCAAG